In the genome of Carnobacterium pleistocenium FTR1, one region contains:
- a CDS encoding PTS sugar transporter subunit IIA: MSVSSKQEVQNELLGKKKALLVAVTDGSIIPVEEVPDLVFSEKMIGEGFAMIPTSNVVYAPISGKLFQVADASHAFEIRTEDGLEVLIHVGLDTVMLNGEGFKTNLQKGMYVEQGEVLVTFNREYLISHNCRLFIPVIVINGENENYQYVLKPDNEVEAIAGKTVALTIEGY, translated from the coding sequence ATGAGCGTATCTTCAAAGCAAGAAGTACAAAATGAATTACTAGGGAAGAAAAAAGCACTATTGGTGGCCGTAACAGATGGTAGTATAATACCTGTAGAAGAAGTGCCTGATTTAGTTTTTTCTGAAAAAATGATTGGAGAAGGTTTTGCCATGATCCCAACTTCAAATGTAGTTTATGCACCCATTAGCGGAAAGTTATTTCAAGTAGCAGATGCTTCTCATGCATTTGAGATCCGTACAGAAGACGGATTAGAAGTTTTAATTCATGTTGGGTTAGATACGGTAATGCTAAATGGAGAGGGCTTTAAAACAAATCTCCAAAAAGGTATGTATGTAGAACAAGGAGAAGTTCTTGTAACATTTAATAGAGAATACCTTATCAGCCATAATTGTCGTCTATTTATTCCAGTCATTGTAATAAATGGAGAAAATGAAAATTACCAGTATGTTTTAAAACCAGATAATGAAGTTGAAGCTATAGCTGGAAAAACAGTTGCTTTAACTATTGAGGGATATTAA
- a CDS encoding DUF948 domain-containing protein produces MSIEFIIAIGITVLALVALIIVGILISKKVGSLMKEINSTQTTVQDQINHFTKETDAITSKIDHMKTRVDDMKKNIAVKQANISDFTQTTAVFGESINDLKQNSTKVVSHLFSSSNRKVTVTPPRITKVGKTALKMYQNRTKRTKKRFLFN; encoded by the coding sequence ATGTCAATCGAATTTATCATAGCCATCGGTATCACAGTTTTGGCCTTGGTTGCTTTAATTATTGTCGGAATACTCATTAGTAAAAAAGTAGGCAGTTTGATGAAAGAAATCAATTCCACTCAAACGACTGTTCAAGATCAAATAAATCATTTTACAAAAGAAACTGATGCTATAACAAGTAAGATAGATCATATGAAAACTCGAGTAGATGATATGAAAAAAAATATAGCTGTTAAACAGGCTAATATTTCTGACTTTACTCAAACAACAGCTGTATTTGGAGAATCTATCAATGATTTAAAACAAAATAGCACTAAAGTCGTTTCACATCTTTTCTCTAGCTCAAATAGAAAAGTAACTGTTACTCCTCCTCGAATAACAAAAGTAGGAAAGACAGCTTTAAAGATGTACCAAAATAGAACTAAGAGGACCAAAAAACGTTTTTTATTTAACTAA
- a CDS encoding YtxH domain-containing protein, whose protein sequence is MANNFTKTLFVGAAAAITALLLAPKSGKELREDIKIQANDLKDQAMDQVNSFAEEVKQSYKEVEEEISYTDPELAATIEDIETDLNLNLHSEPADPSDFTGSVEVPSSSAVEDLSNAPDLSVEDRRGQL, encoded by the coding sequence ATGGCTAATAATTTTACTAAAACTTTATTTGTGGGAGCTGCTGCCGCAATCACTGCTTTACTACTCGCTCCTAAATCTGGAAAAGAATTACGTGAAGATATAAAAATACAAGCAAATGATTTAAAAGATCAAGCAATGGACCAAGTAAACAGTTTTGCTGAAGAAGTAAAACAAAGTTATAAAGAAGTTGAAGAAGAAATTAGCTATACTGATCCTGAATTAGCTGCTACTATTGAGGATATTGAAACGGATCTAAACTTAAATTTACATTCTGAACCAGCTGATCCTTCAGATTTTACCGGTTCTGTTGAAGTTCCATCATCTTCTGCTGTTGAAGATCTATCTAATGCCCCTGACTTATCAGTTGAGGATAGAAGAGGACAATTATAA
- a CDS encoding alpha-amylase, protein MLKNGVMMQYFEWYVEDDGNHWKRLKEDAKHLAEIGVTSVWIPPCYKGTGTTDNGYGVYDLYDLGEFDQKGAVRTKYGTKEELIAAIDELHKYEIQVYADVVLNHKAGADGTERFKVIEVDPDDRNQTISEPYEIEGWTEFTFPGRKGKYSDFQWHWYHFSGTDYNQENEKKAIYRIEGPNKGWADDETVDNEYGNYDYLMYADIDYSHPDVIKEIKKWANWFIEETGVDGFRLDAVKHINEKFIYELRESIEANFGKQFFIVGEYWDQSYDSLKNYLESQDYKIDLFDVGLHHQLERASKQGNKFDLRQLFDQTLIKNHPMQAVTFVDNHDSQPDQSLESFVEAWFKPTAYGIILLRREGYPVLFYGDYYGIKGENPIEPHREVIDKLLYIKKQYAHGDQTDYIDHSNCIGWTRSGNEEYPKGCTIVISNSGAGFKDMFVGKEKKGFVYEDYLGNCAETVTIDETGNGHFLVAAGSLSVWVKREE, encoded by the coding sequence ATGCTCAAAAACGGAGTAATGATGCAGTATTTTGAATGGTATGTAGAGGATGATGGAAATCATTGGAAACGGCTAAAAGAAGATGCAAAACACTTGGCTGAAATCGGAGTAACCAGTGTGTGGATACCGCCGTGCTATAAGGGTACAGGTACAACAGACAATGGATATGGAGTTTATGATTTATATGATTTAGGAGAATTTGATCAAAAAGGTGCCGTACGTACTAAGTATGGTACAAAAGAGGAATTGATTGCGGCTATTGATGAGTTGCATAAATATGAAATTCAAGTTTACGCTGATGTCGTTTTAAATCATAAAGCAGGTGCAGATGGAACGGAACGATTTAAAGTGATTGAAGTAGATCCAGATGATCGCAATCAAACAATTAGTGAACCTTATGAAATTGAAGGATGGACAGAGTTCACTTTTCCTGGCAGAAAAGGGAAGTATTCTGATTTTCAATGGCATTGGTATCATTTTTCTGGAACAGATTACAACCAAGAAAATGAAAAAAAAGCTATTTATCGTATTGAAGGTCCAAATAAAGGCTGGGCAGATGACGAAACAGTAGATAATGAATACGGGAACTATGATTACTTAATGTACGCTGATATTGATTATAGCCATCCTGATGTCATTAAAGAAATAAAAAAATGGGCTAATTGGTTTATTGAAGAAACTGGCGTAGATGGATTTAGGTTAGATGCAGTTAAACATATAAATGAAAAATTTATTTACGAGTTGCGTGAAAGCATTGAAGCTAATTTTGGGAAACAGTTTTTTATTGTTGGAGAATATTGGGATCAAAGTTATGATAGTTTGAAAAATTATTTAGAGAGTCAAGACTATAAAATAGATCTCTTTGATGTTGGGTTGCATCATCAACTGGAACGAGCTTCAAAACAAGGAAATAAATTTGATTTACGACAATTATTTGATCAGACATTGATAAAAAATCATCCCATGCAAGCTGTAACGTTTGTGGATAATCATGATTCTCAACCGGATCAATCACTTGAATCATTTGTGGAGGCATGGTTTAAGCCTACAGCTTACGGAATTATCTTACTAAGAAGAGAAGGCTATCCCGTTCTGTTCTATGGTGATTATTATGGTATCAAAGGGGAAAATCCAATTGAACCCCATCGTGAAGTGATCGACAAGTTGCTTTATATAAAAAAACAGTATGCACATGGAGATCAAACAGATTATATTGACCATAGTAATTGCATTGGTTGGACACGTTCGGGAAATGAAGAGTATCCAAAAGGATGTACCATAGTTATTTCAAATAGTGGAGCAGGATTTAAGGATATGTTTGTAGGAAAAGAAAAAAAGGGATTTGTTTATGAAGATTATTTAGGTAATTGCGCGGAGACAGTAACCATTGATGAAACGGGAAATGGTCATTTTCTTGTAGCAGCAGGCTCTTTATCGGTATGGGTGAAAAGAGAAGAATAA
- a CDS encoding DUF378 domain-containing protein, translating to MKTLDSVALGLLIVGGLNWLLVGLFEFDLVATLFGGQTSLLSKIVYIIVGLCALYSLKFFPLLTSNRRDR from the coding sequence ATGAAAACTTTGGATAGTGTTGCTTTAGGGTTGCTTATTGTAGGCGGATTAAATTGGCTATTGGTAGGACTCTTTGAATTCGATCTTGTTGCTACACTTTTTGGTGGACAAACTTCGTTATTATCTAAGATTGTTTATATTATCGTTGGTTTATGTGCACTATATTCCTTGAAATTTTTCCCTTTATTAACTTCAAATCGCAGAGACAGATAG
- a CDS encoding ZIP family metal transporter encodes MDFFSSLSPLVQALLASLFTWGMTALGAALVFTTKKVNQKLMDGMLGFAGGVMIAASFWSLLAPAISMAESGPVPGWIPASVGFMLGGIFLWSADNVLPHLSPSMPPTEAEGVNPQKRKRSTLLVLAITMHNIPEGLAVGVAFGSVATGNPEASIAGALALAIGMGIQNFPEGTAVSMPLRRDGMSRAKSFYYGQLSGVVEPIAAIIGVLAVTVMEPLLPYALSFAAGAMIFVVAEEVIPGSQENGNRDLASMWLMIGFTIMMILDVSLG; translated from the coding sequence ATTGATTTTTTTAGTTCATTAAGTCCGTTAGTACAAGCGCTACTTGCGTCGTTATTTACTTGGGGAATGACAGCTTTAGGAGCTGCTTTAGTATTTACTACCAAGAAGGTCAACCAAAAATTAATGGATGGCATGCTTGGTTTTGCAGGTGGAGTAATGATCGCTGCAAGTTTTTGGTCACTCTTAGCACCAGCTATTTCAATGGCCGAAAGCGGTCCGGTGCCAGGATGGATACCAGCTTCAGTTGGTTTCATGTTGGGGGGGATCTTTTTATGGAGTGCAGATAATGTTTTGCCCCATTTAAGTCCTAGTATGCCTCCAACAGAAGCTGAAGGGGTTAATCCTCAAAAGAGAAAACGCAGTACTTTATTGGTTTTAGCGATTACGATGCATAATATACCCGAGGGTCTAGCCGTAGGGGTTGCATTTGGATCCGTTGCAACGGGTAATCCTGAAGCCTCTATCGCTGGAGCTCTTGCTTTAGCAATTGGGATGGGAATTCAAAACTTTCCAGAAGGAACAGCTGTTTCGATGCCTTTAAGACGAGATGGTATGTCCAGAGCCAAGAGTTTTTACTATGGTCAACTTTCAGGAGTTGTTGAACCGATTGCTGCTATAATAGGAGTATTAGCTGTTACCGTAATGGAACCATTGCTTCCATACGCTTTAAGCTTTGCAGCCGGAGCTATGATTTTTGTTGTTGCCGAAGAAGTTATACCTGGTTCCCAAGAAAATGGCAACAGAGATTTGGCGTCTATGTGGTTAATGATTGGGTTTACGATCATGATGATATTAGATGTATCTCTTGGATAG
- a CDS encoding adenylosuccinate synthase has translation MSSVVVVGTQWGDEGKGKITDFLSENAEVIARYQGGDNAGHTIQFDGETYKLHLIPSGIFYKDKISVIGNGVVVNPKALIKELAYLNERGITTDNLRISDRAHVILPYHIQLDQLQEDSKGDQKIGTTIKGIGPAYMDKAARIGIRIADLLDKEIFEERLRINLEEKNRSFVKMYDSTAIEFEDIFEEYYQYGQQIKQYVCDTSVVLNDALDDGKRVLFEGAQGVMLDIDQGTYPFVTSSNPVAGGVTIGSGVGPSKIDKVVGVCKAYTSRVGDGPFPTELFDEVGQQIREIGREYGTVTGRPRRIGWFDTVVMRHSKRVSGITNLSLNSIDVLSGLETVKICTAYERNGEEILYYPASLKELAECTPIYEELPGWSEDITKCRTLAELPENARNYVHRISELVGVRISTFSVGPDREQTNILESVWAQI, from the coding sequence ATGTCTTCAGTAGTAGTAGTGGGTACACAATGGGGCGATGAAGGAAAAGGTAAAATCACAGATTTTTTAAGTGAAAATGCTGAAGTTATTGCACGTTATCAAGGTGGCGATAATGCCGGACATACGATTCAATTTGATGGCGAAACGTATAAATTACATTTAATTCCATCAGGTATTTTTTATAAAGATAAAATCAGTGTTATCGGAAACGGTGTTGTTGTAAATCCTAAAGCGCTTATCAAAGAGTTAGCTTATTTAAATGAAAGAGGAATAACAACAGATAATTTACGTATATCTGATCGTGCACATGTTATTTTACCGTATCATATTCAATTAGATCAATTGCAAGAAGATTCTAAAGGTGATCAAAAAATCGGAACGACAATTAAAGGTATTGGACCAGCTTATATGGATAAAGCGGCTCGTATCGGAATCCGAATTGCTGATCTATTAGATAAAGAGATTTTTGAAGAACGTTTACGTATCAATTTAGAAGAAAAAAATCGTAGTTTTGTAAAAATGTATGATTCTACAGCAATTGAATTTGAAGATATTTTTGAAGAATATTACCAATATGGACAACAAATCAAACAGTATGTTTGCGATACTTCAGTAGTCTTAAATGATGCTTTAGACGATGGTAAACGGGTATTATTTGAAGGGGCTCAAGGGGTTATGTTGGATATTGACCAAGGTACATATCCATTTGTTACTTCTTCTAACCCAGTGGCTGGTGGAGTGACCATCGGTAGTGGTGTTGGTCCTTCAAAAATCGATAAAGTAGTCGGAGTATGTAAAGCTTATACTTCACGTGTGGGAGATGGTCCATTCCCAACTGAATTATTTGATGAAGTAGGACAACAAATTCGTGAAATCGGTCGTGAATACGGTACAGTTACTGGACGTCCGCGTCGTATTGGTTGGTTTGATACTGTAGTGATGCGTCATTCAAAACGAGTATCTGGTATTACGAATCTTTCTTTGAATTCAATCGACGTTTTAAGTGGATTAGAAACGGTTAAAATTTGTACTGCTTACGAACGCAATGGAGAAGAAATTTTATATTACCCAGCAAGCTTAAAAGAGTTAGCTGAATGTACGCCAATCTATGAAGAATTACCAGGTTGGAGCGAAGATATCACAAAATGCCGTACTTTAGCAGAGCTTCCTGAAAATGCAAGAAATTATGTACACCGTATTTCTGAATTAGTCGGCGTGCGTATTTCAACATTCTCAGTTGGACCTGACCGTGAACAAACAAATATTTTAGAAAGTGTTTGGGCACAAATTTAA
- the dnaB gene encoding replicative DNA helicase has product MAQEAFQDRLPPQSIEAEQAVLGSIFLDPDTVVGALEFIESKDFYRRGHQLIFQSMLELNGHNEAIDIVTVTNALESKNQLEDVGGMAYLAELAISVPTAANMEYYAKIVEQKSILRNLIHTATDIVTRGYEEGDDLATILDEAERSILEVSERRNSSGFLAISDVLNSSIAQIDQLYQNNEEITGLPTGYQALDKITAGLQKEELIILAARPAVGKTAFALNIAQNVGTKTDETVAIFSLEMGAESLVNRMLCAEGSIDAGHLRTGTLSEEEWQSLIVAMGSLSKANIYIDDTPGIRVAEIRAKCRRLKQEKGNIGLILIDYLQLIEGTGRESRQQEVSEISRQLKKLAKELKVPVMALSQLSRGVEQRQDKRPVLSDIRESGSIEQDADIVAFLYRDDYYDREGGEEDDDHEALGEDNVVEVIIEKNRSGARGTVKLLFIKEYNKFSSLSYYPDDMVQR; this is encoded by the coding sequence TTGGCACAAGAAGCTTTTCAAGACCGCTTACCACCACAAAGTATAGAAGCTGAACAAGCTGTTTTAGGTTCCATATTTTTAGATCCTGATACTGTTGTTGGTGCTTTAGAATTTATCGAGTCAAAAGATTTTTATCGTCGGGGACATCAATTGATTTTCCAATCAATGTTAGAACTAAACGGTCATAATGAAGCCATTGATATTGTTACAGTAACCAATGCCTTAGAATCTAAAAATCAGTTAGAGGACGTTGGTGGAATGGCTTATCTAGCAGAACTGGCTATTTCAGTTCCAACCGCTGCTAATATGGAGTATTATGCAAAAATAGTAGAACAGAAGTCTATTTTAAGAAATTTGATTCATACAGCAACAGATATTGTTACCAGAGGATATGAAGAAGGAGACGACCTTGCAACGATTTTAGATGAAGCGGAGCGCAGTATCCTAGAAGTATCCGAAAGACGTAACAGTAGTGGTTTTTTAGCTATTTCAGATGTGTTGAACAGTTCTATCGCTCAAATAGATCAACTCTATCAAAATAACGAGGAAATTACTGGGTTGCCGACTGGTTACCAAGCACTAGACAAAATAACGGCGGGGCTCCAAAAAGAGGAGTTAATTATTTTAGCTGCTCGTCCTGCAGTAGGGAAAACAGCATTTGCTTTAAATATCGCTCAAAATGTTGGAACTAAAACGGATGAAACGGTTGCTATTTTTAGCTTAGAAATGGGTGCTGAATCGCTTGTCAATCGTATGCTTTGTGCGGAAGGCAGTATTGACGCCGGTCATTTAAGAACTGGAACATTATCGGAGGAAGAATGGCAAAGTTTGATCGTAGCTATGGGTAGTTTGTCAAAAGCTAATATTTATATTGACGATACACCTGGAATACGAGTTGCTGAAATCCGTGCTAAATGTCGTCGATTAAAACAAGAAAAAGGCAATATAGGTTTAATTTTAATTGATTACTTGCAGTTGATCGAAGGAACGGGACGTGAAAGCAGACAGCAAGAAGTTTCTGAAATTTCTCGTCAGCTAAAAAAATTAGCGAAAGAATTAAAAGTACCTGTTATGGCATTGTCTCAATTATCTCGTGGTGTTGAACAACGCCAAGATAAACGCCCAGTATTAAGCGACATTCGTGAATCCGGTTCTATTGAACAAGATGCTGATATAGTAGCTTTTTTGTATCGTGATGATTATTATGATCGTGAGGGTGGAGAAGAGGACGACGACCATGAAGCGCTAGGTGAAGATAATGTGGTAGAAGTTATTATCGAAAAAAATAGAAGTGGTGCAAGGGGTACAGTTAAACTTCTGTTTATAAAAGAGTACAATAAATTCTCTTCGTTAAGCTATTACCCAGATGATATGGTTCAACGTTAA
- the rplI gene encoding 50S ribosomal protein L9: MKVIFLADVKGKGKKGDLKNVADGYANNFLLKNNLAKEATSASVSELKGKIKADEKKEEEILQESKKVKEFLEKEENAIEIKSKAADDGRLFGSVTTKQIAAAAEKQLNVKLDKRKIELPVPIRSLASMKIDVKIHPEVVATITVKVIPEN; the protein is encoded by the coding sequence ATGAAAGTCATATTTTTAGCAGATGTAAAAGGCAAAGGGAAAAAAGGCGATTTAAAAAATGTTGCCGACGGATACGCAAATAACTTTTTATTAAAAAACAATCTAGCAAAAGAAGCTACATCAGCTAGTGTAAGTGAATTAAAAGGAAAAATAAAAGCAGATGAAAAAAAAGAAGAAGAAATTTTACAAGAATCTAAAAAAGTAAAAGAATTTCTTGAAAAAGAAGAAAATGCCATTGAAATCAAATCAAAAGCGGCTGATGATGGACGTTTGTTTGGATCTGTTACAACTAAACAAATAGCTGCAGCAGCTGAAAAACAATTAAATGTAAAACTAGACAAACGTAAAATTGAGTTGCCCGTTCCTATTCGAAGCTTAGCATCAATGAAGATTGATGTGAAAATTCATCCAGAAGTGGTTGCTACTATAACAGTTAAAGTTATACCAGAAAATTAA
- a CDS encoding DHH family phosphoesterase — MNKKLSQEKLPEFLNNKKIQTSIAIIVVMQLSMIILGFFANFGIGLALLVILIILLFLLYNLLKKLTIENKKYISDLAFRIKRGEQEALIKMPIGILLFNENLQLQWINPYLQSHLGYQEVLGKQLEDVDSELATLVKESQDSGLKIAKWGDKFFQIIIQKDIRVVYLMDITEYAIIQSKYEDEKIVVGNIFVDNHDEITQGMTDRNISNLDNFITTQLSNWAKLHHVYLKRITEDRFIVMMHYNSLEKMEEEKFSIIDQIRERTSKQNSPLTISMGIAYGSDDLSELSKLAQSNLDLALGRGGDQVVVKGYEIEPRYYGGKTNPMEKRTRVRSRMISQALQELMKASDQIFIMGHKYPDLDAIGSSLGIRRIAEMNNKEAWVIVNPDEFSKDISKLMSEVEKENQISRYVISPSVAEKMITVNSLIVLVDFHRPSMGIAPNLISLTNKVVVIDHHRRGEGFPNNPALVYIEPYASSSAELITELFEYQSEEADPINKIEATALLGGIIVDTNSFSLRTGSRTFDAASYLRSCGADAVLIQRLLKEDKETYLLRSHLIETIEFITENIAVAIGEEGSIYDTVVAAQTADTMLSMSNVDAAFVITKRSDKKIGISARSLGEINVQVIMEQLGGGGHLSNAATQLEDMTIQEAKEWLRDVIVKKKEEE; from the coding sequence ATGAATAAGAAATTATCTCAAGAAAAACTTCCAGAATTCTTAAATAATAAAAAAATACAAACTAGTATAGCAATTATAGTAGTGATGCAGTTAAGCATGATTATTCTTGGGTTCTTTGCTAATTTTGGAATTGGTTTAGCATTATTGGTTATTTTAATAATATTATTATTTTTGTTGTATAATCTGCTTAAAAAATTAACAATTGAAAATAAGAAGTATATTTCTGATTTAGCCTTTCGAATCAAACGTGGAGAACAAGAAGCGCTTATAAAAATGCCAATTGGGATTTTATTGTTTAATGAAAACTTACAATTGCAGTGGATAAATCCTTACCTTCAATCTCATTTGGGTTATCAAGAAGTTTTAGGTAAACAATTAGAAGATGTTGATAGTGAATTAGCCACATTGGTTAAAGAAAGCCAAGATTCTGGTTTGAAGATAGCTAAATGGGGCGATAAGTTTTTTCAAATCATTATTCAAAAAGATATAAGAGTTGTGTATCTTATGGACATTACGGAATATGCTATTATCCAATCAAAATATGAAGATGAAAAAATTGTTGTTGGAAATATTTTTGTTGATAATCACGATGAGATTACTCAAGGGATGACCGATCGAAATATATCTAACTTAGATAATTTTATTACCACACAATTATCTAATTGGGCAAAATTGCATCATGTATATTTGAAACGAATCACTGAAGATCGTTTTATTGTTATGATGCATTATAATTCTTTGGAAAAAATGGAAGAAGAAAAATTTAGTATCATCGATCAAATTAGGGAAAGAACCTCAAAACAAAATTCCCCTTTAACGATAAGTATGGGTATTGCTTATGGTTCGGATGATTTAAGTGAACTATCTAAACTAGCTCAAAGTAATCTAGATCTTGCTTTAGGTAGAGGTGGAGATCAGGTTGTTGTTAAGGGGTATGAAATTGAACCCCGGTATTATGGTGGGAAAACGAATCCAATGGAGAAGAGAACGCGTGTTCGCTCTCGAATGATCAGTCAAGCACTTCAAGAACTAATGAAGGCCTCAGACCAAATCTTCATTATGGGACATAAGTATCCTGATTTAGATGCTATTGGTTCTTCTTTAGGAATTAGAAGAATTGCTGAAATGAATAATAAAGAAGCTTGGGTCATTGTCAATCCAGATGAATTTAGTAAGGATATATCTAAGTTAATGAGTGAAGTTGAGAAGGAAAATCAGATTAGTCGCTATGTTATATCTCCATCAGTTGCGGAAAAAATGATTACAGTCAATAGTTTAATTGTATTGGTTGATTTTCATCGTCCTTCTATGGGAATAGCACCGAATTTGATTTCACTGACGAATAAAGTAGTGGTTATTGACCATCATCGTCGTGGAGAAGGATTTCCAAATAATCCTGCTTTAGTTTATATTGAACCATATGCATCATCTTCAGCTGAATTGATTACTGAATTATTTGAATATCAATCTGAAGAAGCAGACCCAATCAATAAAATTGAAGCCACTGCTTTACTAGGTGGGATCATAGTAGATACTAACAGCTTTTCTCTTAGAACTGGATCGCGTACATTTGATGCTGCAAGTTATTTAAGATCTTGTGGTGCAGATGCTGTGCTGATTCAGCGACTATTGAAAGAGGACAAAGAAACGTATCTTCTTCGCAGCCACTTGATCGAAACGATTGAATTTATCACTGAGAATATAGCAGTTGCGATTGGTGAAGAAGGCAGTATTTATGATACAGTAGTAGCAGCCCAAACAGCTGATACGATGCTTTCGATGTCCAATGTAGACGCAGCATTTGTTATAACGAAGCGGTCTGATAAAAAAATTGGCATCAGTGCTCGTAGTTTGGGTGAAATCAACGTACAAGTCATTATGGAACAACTCGGTGGCGGCGGACATCTATCCAATGCAGCTACTCAGTTAGAAGACATGACGATACAAGAAGCAAAAGAATGGCTTCGAGATGTTATTGTAAAGAAAAAAGAGGAGGAATAA
- the rpsR gene encoding 30S ribosomal protein S18 translates to MAQQRRGGKKRRKVDFFAANHIEHVDYKDVDLLKRFISERGRILPRRVTGTYAKNQRKLTKAIKRARIMGLLPFVTDEQ, encoded by the coding sequence ATGGCTCAACAACGTAGAGGCGGAAAAAAACGTCGTAAAGTTGATTTCTTTGCAGCAAACCATATTGAACATGTGGACTATAAAGATGTTGATCTTTTAAAACGTTTTATCTCTGAACGAGGTAGAATTTTACCACGCCGTGTTACTGGAACATACGCAAAAAACCAACGTAAATTAACTAAAGCAATTAAACGTGCTCGTATTATGGGATTATTACCTTTCGTAACTGACGAACAATAA
- the ssb gene encoding single-stranded DNA-binding protein, with translation MINNVVLVGRLTKDADLRYTSTGTAVATFSLAVNRQFTNQKGERDADFINCVIWRKSAESFANFTRKGALVGVEGRIQTRSYDNQQGQRVYVTEIVVETFSLLESKAKNDQRKDQSDSQPGSNGSQQKTYDKTQSNSQDAAPRNQQYQNFGNSDPFEKSGQPIDISDDDLPF, from the coding sequence GTGATTAACAATGTTGTTTTAGTTGGAAGATTAACAAAAGATGCTGACTTAAGATACACTTCAACTGGCACAGCAGTCGCAACTTTTTCATTGGCTGTAAACAGACAGTTTACAAACCAAAAAGGTGAAAGAGATGCTGATTTTATTAACTGTGTTATTTGGAGAAAAAGTGCTGAATCATTTGCAAATTTCACTAGAAAAGGTGCATTAGTAGGTGTAGAAGGCCGTATCCAAACACGTTCTTATGATAATCAACAAGGGCAACGTGTGTATGTTACAGAAATAGTTGTTGAAACGTTCTCATTATTAGAATCAAAAGCTAAGAATGATCAACGTAAAGATCAAAGTGATTCTCAACCGGGATCTAATGGTTCTCAACAAAAAACCTATGACAAAACACAAAGTAATTCACAAGACGCTGCTCCCCGTAACCAACAATATCAAAATTTTGGAAACTCTGATCCTTTCGAAAAGAGTGGACAACCGATTGATATTTCAGATGATGATTTACCATTCTAA
- the rpsF gene encoding 30S ribosomal protein S6, protein MSKVAKYEILYIIRPNIDEAEKTALVERFDTILKDNGAEITESKDWSKRRFAYEIKDFHEGIYHIVKLTANDAAAINEFDRLSKISPDILRHMTTREQD, encoded by the coding sequence ATGAGTAAAGTAGCAAAATACGAAATATTATACATTATCCGTCCAAACATCGATGAAGCTGAAAAAACAGCTTTAGTTGAACGCTTTGACACTATTTTAAAAGATAATGGTGCTGAAATCACTGAATCTAAAGACTGGTCGAAACGTCGTTTTGCTTACGAAATTAAAGATTTCCACGAAGGAATCTATCATATCGTAAAACTTACTGCTAATGATGCAGCTGCAATTAACGAATTCGATCGTTTGTCTAAGATCAGTCCTGATATTCTGCGTCATATGACAACTAGAGAACAAGACTAA